A window from Theobroma cacao cultivar B97-61/B2 chromosome 3, Criollo_cocoa_genome_V2, whole genome shotgun sequence encodes these proteins:
- the LOC18605599 gene encoding putative transporter arsB, with protein sequence MAMASSVKVVLGSIAFAIFWVLAVFPAVPFLPVGRTAGSLLGAMLMVLFRVITPDQAYDAIDLPILGLLFGTMVVSVYLERADMFKYLGKLLAWKSKGAKDLICRICLISAISSALFTNDTSCVVLTEFVLKIARQHNLPPHPFLLALASSANIGSSATPIGNPQNLVIAVQSKISFGDFVIGILPAMLVGVLVNALLLLCMYWRLLSVQKDEEDPSGAAVAEEDVSSHRFSPATMSHFSSLNPQEWNSTLDSKNVMRSPNANGSTAHVETLRNRGNSADQNEIQRVPSGSIDSARNSNASKEATTDDHSHGKEEPVALKIIALTDSLQDVCSVQSSEEKENLPRRWKRRFWKFSVYFVTMGMLISLLMGLNMSWTAITAALALIVLDFQDARPCLEKVSYSLLIFFCGMFITVDGFNQSGIPCTLWDLMEPYAKINHVSGIAILAIVILGLSNLASNVPTVLLLGGRVAASAAAISASDEKKAWLMLAWVSTVAGNLSLLGSAANLIVCEQARRAPQLGYTLSFWKHLKFGVPSTLIVTAIGLTLFR encoded by the exons ATGGCCATGGCTTCTTCTGTTAAAGTGGTTCTAGGCTCAATTGCGTTTGCAATCTTCTGGGTATTGGCAGTTTTCCCTGCTGTCCCCTTTCTACCAGTTGGGAGGACTGCAGGGTCCTTACTAGGGGCCATGCTTATGGTTTTGTTCAGAGTCATAACCCCAGATCAAGCATATGATGCAATTGATCTCCCAATCCTTGGCCTTTTATTTGGTACTATGGTTGTCAGTGTCTATCTTGAAAGAGCAGACATGTTTAAATATCTAGGTAAGTTGCTTGCATGGAAGAGTAAAGGTGCTAAGGACTTAATTTGCAGAATCTGCCTGATTTCTGCCATTTCAAGTGCTCTTTTCACCAATGATACCTCATGTGTGGTTTTGACTGAATTTGTGTTAAAAATTGCAAGACAACATAATCTACCCCCTCATCCATTCCTGCTTGCTCTTGCCTCAAGTGCCAATATAGGGTCTTCAGCAACTCCAATTGGGAATCCTCAAAACCTTGTTATAGCAGTTCAgagtaaaatttcttttgggGATTTTGTTATTGGAATTCTACCTGCAATGCTGGTAGGAGTCTTAGTGAATGCTTTACTTCTCCTGTGCATGTATTGGAGGTTGTTATCTGTTCAGAAGGATGAAGAAGATCCAAGTGGGGCGGCTGTAGCTGAAGAGGATGTGAGTTCTCATCGGTTTTCACCAGCAACCATGtcacatttttcttcattGAACCCTCAAGAATGGAACTCAACATTGGACTCTAAGAATGTGATGAGGTCTCCCAACGCAAATGGTAGCACAGCTCATGTTGAGACCCTTAGAAACCGAGGAAATTCAGCTGATCAGAATGAAATCCAGAGGGTACCTAGTGGTTCAATTGATTCTGCAAGGAATTCAAATGCATCAAAGGAGGCCACAACGGATGACCACTCCCATGGGAAGGAGGAACCTGTGGCTTTAAAGATTATTGCATTGACGGATAGCTTGCAAGACGTATGTTCTGTGCAATCTtcagaagaaaaggaaaacttACCCAGAAGGTGGAAAAGGAGGTTTTGGAAATTCAGTGTTTACTTTGTTACCATGGGGATGCTGATTTCTCTGCTTATGGGCCTTAATATGTCCTGGACTGCAATTACCGCTGCTCTTGCTCTTATAGTTCTTGACTTTCAGGATGCTCGGCCTTGCCTAGAAAAg GTGTCCTATTcgcttttaattttcttctgCGGAATGTTTATCACAGTCGATGGCTTCAACCAAAGTGGAATCCCATGCACTCTTTGGGACTTGATGGAACCCTATGCAAAGATCAATCATGTTTCAGGGATAGCAATTCTAGCCATTGTCATACTTGGCCTCTCCAATTTGGCCTCAAATGTACCGACCG TTCTGTTGCTTGGAGGGCGAGTGGCAGCATCAGCTGCTGCAATTTCTGCATCTGATGAGAAGAAAGCATGGCTTATGTTAGCCTGGGTCAGCACTGTGGCTGGGAACCTTTCACTACTGGGATCAGCTGCTAACTTGATAGTGTGTGAGCAAGCTCGTCGTGCTCCACAGCTTGGATACACTTTGTCCTTCTGGAAACACCTTAAATTTGGAGTTCCCTCAACGCTTATAGTTACTGCTATCGGTTTGACACTCTTTAGATGA